Proteins encoded within one genomic window of Bradyrhizobium sp. AZCC 1719:
- a CDS encoding glycosyltransferase family 2 protein yields the protein MFPSAGDDLSILTIDMGIFLGLLVMARLLDPLHAKDRILFGITTSALLILYALWRWNDTLPPFALSAESLWPRLFISFELLAILYTLISIVILFRNTDRSAQADAAQRELSASRGYPAVDIFICTYDEPLEILERSILSALALDYPNATVWVLDDTRRDWLREYCEKVGARHVTRPDNNGAKAGNLNNGLMATARETNAPVILVLDADFAPRRDFLKRTVGLLLSDPEVAIVQTPQFYHNADPIQHNLLAGKSWVDDQRFFFDVFQPAKDAWDCAFCVGTSFVVRRDRLDEIGGFPQQAISEDINLTYTMLAHGYRTWWLNEPLSFGLSAEGIPEYITQRARWCLGTIQVALLRNGPLFGRGFSFTQRWHYFHGVLNWLSKPFMVLLLIAPTIYWFGGLPAFEADYHTFLRYGVPALLGQIIYMGWISRGRTLPLFMEATHAVTCFAVTATLLSAIVKPFGRPFKITDKGGDRSTPRVHWRLAAIFGLIAASSAASIIWAFISPYAASEISSLDFFNLLWAGIAMLIAFIAFLVCFELPRPGDMFETDEPAWLSGEGKILSCRLLAVSPTSVRFSGPAGNALELAGWRYQIHLEGLGWTDISMVSRFRETVLARLEPTAEQYQRLVVRLFSTSRGNIANEASLRGALAGLLRRGFNGA from the coding sequence ATGTTCCCGAGCGCCGGCGATGACCTATCGATCCTCACCATCGATATGGGAATCTTCCTTGGGCTTCTGGTGATGGCGCGGCTGCTGGATCCGCTTCATGCCAAGGACCGTATCCTGTTCGGCATCACGACTTCAGCCCTTCTGATCCTTTATGCGCTCTGGCGATGGAACGATACGTTGCCGCCGTTTGCGCTGTCGGCCGAAAGCCTGTGGCCTCGGTTGTTCATTTCGTTTGAACTTCTTGCCATTCTCTACACGCTGATCTCGATCGTGATCCTGTTCCGCAACACCGATCGCTCCGCGCAGGCCGACGCGGCGCAACGCGAACTATCTGCATCGCGTGGCTACCCCGCCGTCGACATCTTCATCTGCACCTATGATGAGCCGCTCGAAATCCTCGAACGATCGATCCTCAGCGCGCTGGCGCTCGACTATCCCAATGCGACGGTCTGGGTACTCGACGACACCAGGCGCGACTGGCTACGGGAGTATTGCGAAAAAGTCGGTGCGCGTCATGTGACGCGGCCGGACAACAACGGCGCCAAGGCCGGCAATCTCAATAACGGGCTGATGGCGACCGCGCGCGAGACCAATGCGCCCGTCATCCTGGTGCTCGACGCCGATTTTGCGCCACGGCGGGATTTTTTGAAACGCACGGTCGGCCTGCTGTTGTCCGATCCGGAGGTTGCGATCGTGCAGACGCCGCAGTTTTACCATAACGCCGACCCGATCCAGCACAATCTGCTCGCCGGGAAGAGCTGGGTCGACGATCAACGCTTCTTCTTCGACGTCTTTCAGCCTGCCAAGGACGCGTGGGACTGCGCGTTCTGCGTCGGCACTTCCTTTGTCGTTCGCCGCGACCGGCTTGACGAGATCGGCGGCTTCCCGCAGCAAGCGATTTCGGAAGATATCAATCTCACTTACACGATGCTCGCGCACGGCTACCGTACCTGGTGGCTGAACGAACCCCTCAGCTTCGGGCTTTCGGCCGAAGGCATCCCCGAATACATCACCCAGCGCGCGCGCTGGTGCCTTGGTACCATACAGGTCGCCCTGCTCCGCAATGGCCCGCTGTTCGGCCGCGGCTTCAGCTTCACCCAGCGCTGGCACTATTTTCACGGGGTGCTGAACTGGCTCAGCAAGCCATTCATGGTGCTGCTGCTGATCGCGCCGACGATCTACTGGTTCGGCGGCCTGCCCGCCTTCGAAGCCGACTATCACACCTTCCTGCGCTACGGCGTGCCGGCGCTGCTCGGCCAAATCATCTACATGGGCTGGATCTCGCGCGGGCGGACGCTGCCGTTGTTCATGGAGGCCACCCACGCTGTCACCTGCTTTGCGGTGACCGCGACCCTCTTGAGCGCCATCGTCAAGCCGTTCGGCCGCCCATTCAAGATCACCGACAAAGGCGGCGACCGCTCGACGCCACGCGTGCATTGGAGGCTTGCAGCGATCTTCGGGCTGATCGCCGCAAGTTCTGCCGCCAGCATCATTTGGGCGTTCATCTCGCCCTATGCAGCCAGCGAGATTTCCTCGCTCGACTTCTTCAATCTGCTGTGGGCCGGCATCGCGATGCTGATCGCCTTCATCGCGTTTCTCGTCTGCTTCGAATTGCCCCGTCCTGGCGACATGTTCGAAACGGATGAGCCCGCCTGGCTGTCGGGCGAAGGGAAAATCCTGTCGTGTCGCCTGCTCGCGGTGTCACCGACCTCGGTGCGCTTTTCGGGTCCGGCCGGCAACGCCCTCGAGCTTGCAGGCTGGCGCTACCAGATTCACCTGGAAGGGTTGGGATGGACCGACATATCCATGGTCTCGCGATTCCGCGAGACAGTGCTGGCGCGCCTTGAACCTACGGCCGAACAATATCAGCGGCTGGTAGTTCGGCTTTTCAGCACATCACGCGGCAACATCGCCAATGAAGCCAGCCTGCGCGGCGCGCTGGCCGGGTTGCTGCGACGGGGATTTAACGGGGCGTGA
- a CDS encoding HlyD family efflux transporter periplasmic adaptor subunit, with product MAPPITADQSDRAVVNAPVTLLTAPIGGEIDTLTALPGSDVRDGDRLAQISNPRVDRSTLISLEEKSSDARQKLDATREKGASDRAYVASLEAELASQTEQLKMQFQSQIEELRARVSQSNAQSGEKKVLVERQSNMVTRNTASMDMLRPTTQQYAAAMHNADAERAKLNQKIAQLNALNGGIYVGEELVVLNNLAQKRRDIDLDAQRMEIEERQQSAILNDLDRLIDAEQKRLASLEGADVLSRGSGKVLTIGAAMGRHVNAGDTISSVVDCDKRFVVAIFSYRQGQNMMPGTRVRIDGSTFRTGIVSAVLPKTSDKVDERFAVPFPQTERRELYAIITPEATNEADAPVRETQASDTAACAVGQWVTVTRDNGMVPSMSVTWRRLGNLVASWTHDDGSETAQNHPIDADTRRAGMAQPEASKADENWWSRTRTLVSR from the coding sequence GTGGCTCCGCCAATTACCGCCGATCAATCCGACCGCGCCGTTGTCAACGCGCCGGTGACGCTGCTGACCGCACCGATCGGCGGCGAAATCGACACGCTGACGGCGCTTCCCGGAAGCGACGTTCGCGACGGCGACAGATTGGCGCAGATCAGCAATCCAAGGGTCGACCGCAGCACGCTGATCTCGTTGGAAGAAAAATCATCCGATGCGCGTCAGAAGCTCGACGCGACGCGGGAAAAGGGCGCATCCGACCGCGCCTATGTTGCTTCCCTCGAGGCCGAACTCGCCAGCCAAACTGAGCAGCTCAAGATGCAGTTCCAGTCGCAGATCGAGGAGCTGCGCGCCCGCGTGTCGCAATCCAATGCCCAGAGTGGCGAAAAGAAGGTTTTGGTGGAACGGCAAAGCAACATGGTGACGCGCAATACGGCGAGTATGGACATGCTCAGGCCGACCACGCAGCAATATGCCGCGGCCATGCACAATGCGGACGCGGAGCGCGCCAAGCTCAATCAAAAGATTGCGCAGCTCAATGCCTTGAACGGGGGCATCTATGTCGGAGAGGAGCTGGTTGTGCTCAACAATCTGGCGCAAAAGCGCCGGGACATCGATCTCGATGCCCAGCGCATGGAGATCGAGGAGCGGCAGCAATCCGCCATCCTCAACGACCTGGACCGCCTGATCGACGCCGAGCAGAAGCGGCTTGCGAGCCTGGAAGGAGCCGACGTCCTTTCTCGCGGCTCCGGCAAGGTGCTGACTATCGGCGCAGCGATGGGGCGTCACGTCAACGCCGGCGATACCATCAGCTCCGTTGTTGATTGCGACAAGCGCTTCGTGGTTGCCATTTTCTCGTACCGACAAGGACAGAACATGATGCCCGGCACCCGTGTCCGCATCGACGGGAGTACGTTCCGTACAGGAATCGTCAGCGCGGTGTTGCCGAAGACCAGCGACAAGGTCGATGAGCGCTTTGCCGTGCCGTTTCCGCAAACCGAACGGCGCGAGCTCTATGCGATTATTACGCCCGAAGCCACGAACGAGGCTGACGCGCCGGTGCGGGAAACGCAGGCTTCGGATACGGCGGCCTGCGCGGTCGGCCAGTGGGTTACCGTCACGCGCGACAACGGCATGGTACCTTCGATGTCGGTCACCTGGCGGCGGCTCGGCAATCTCGTGGCCTCGTGGACGCATGATGATGGCAGCGAGACCGCGCAGAACCACCCGATCGATGCGGATACACGCCGTGCCGGCATGGCCCAGCCGGAGGCGTCGAAGGCCGATGAAAACTGGTGGTCCCGCACTCGCACGCTCGTATCGCGATGA
- the tcuB gene encoding tricarballylate utilization 4Fe-4S protein TcuB produces MHGTKILEEADRLMTVCNSCRYCEGLCAVFPAMEMRRAFSDGDLNYLANLCHACGACYTDCQFSPPHEFNVNVPRTLAVARAESYAAYAWPRAFAGTFARNGLVISLVAALSVAAFIFGFAAMNDRQILFGIHTGPGAFYKLMPHNAMAALFGAAFLYAIAALAMGVRAFWRDIGEPIGMNTDARALLQAIRDAGELRYLDGGGVGCFNEDDRPTDRRRLYHHLTFYGFALCFASTCVATLYHYLLAREAPYAWWDLPVVLGTLGGIGLLIGPIGLLAERWKRDSILVDEARYGMDVAFIAMLFLTSLTGMALLILRETAAMGPLLALHLGVVFSLFVTMPYGKFVHGIYRFVALVRYAMERRAMAQGTAE; encoded by the coding sequence ATGCACGGAACGAAGATTCTGGAGGAAGCCGACCGCCTGATGACGGTCTGCAATTCCTGCCGCTATTGCGAGGGCCTCTGCGCGGTGTTTCCGGCGATGGAAATGCGCCGCGCCTTTTCCGACGGCGATCTCAATTATCTCGCCAATCTCTGCCACGCCTGCGGCGCCTGCTACACCGATTGCCAGTTCTCGCCGCCGCACGAATTCAACGTCAATGTGCCGAGGACGCTCGCGGTGGCGCGCGCGGAATCTTATGCGGCCTATGCATGGCCACGCGCTTTCGCGGGCACGTTCGCGCGCAACGGACTTGTCATCAGCCTCGTTGCCGCGCTCAGCGTCGCCGCGTTCATTTTCGGCTTTGCTGCGATGAACGATCGACAAATTCTGTTCGGCATCCATACCGGGCCGGGTGCGTTCTACAAATTGATGCCGCACAATGCGATGGCGGCCCTGTTCGGCGCAGCGTTCCTCTACGCTATCGCGGCGCTGGCAATGGGCGTGCGCGCCTTCTGGCGCGACATCGGCGAACCCATCGGCATGAACACCGATGCACGCGCGCTGTTGCAGGCCATCCGCGACGCCGGCGAACTACGCTATCTCGACGGCGGCGGCGTCGGCTGCTTCAACGAGGACGACCGCCCGACCGACCGCCGCCGGCTCTATCATCACCTCACCTTCTACGGTTTTGCGCTGTGCTTTGCCTCGACCTGCGTCGCAACGCTCTATCACTATCTGCTGGCGCGCGAGGCGCCGTATGCATGGTGGGATCTGCCCGTGGTGCTCGGCACGCTGGGCGGCATCGGGCTGTTGATTGGGCCGATCGGCTTGCTCGCTGAACGATGGAAGCGCGATTCCATCCTGGTCGATGAAGCGCGTTACGGCATGGATGTCGCGTTCATCGCGATGCTGTTCCTGACGAGTCTCACGGGCATGGCGCTGCTGATCTTGCGCGAGACGGCAGCGATGGGACCGCTGCTGGCGCTGCATCTCGGCGTGGTGTTTTCGCTGTTCGTCACCATGCCCTATGGCAAATTCGTGCACGGCATCTATCGCTTCGTCGCCCTGGTGCGCTATGCAATGGAGCGAAGAGCGATGGCGCAGGGGACGGCGGAGTAA
- a CDS encoding esterase, which translates to MMRLAITTAAVVLMNATLAHAAEPIALRDMGSFHVGGRLVEISGKPVKEVTFTPGGVPAKVDPNGTYQVEQMYVQYFLPANEKGAYPLLMWHGGGLTGVTYETTPDGREGWLNYFLRKGWAVYNSDAVERGRAGWAQYPDIFKSEPVFLTTANPFERFRIGDGVGSYNPDPAKRKLMPGSQFPNEGYENFVKQNVPRWTTTDDAIIAAYIAEIDRVGPSIILFHSQAGSFGFKVAQARPDKVKALIAIEPAGVGDPAKVDVLKNIPTLIVYGDYIEKDSRWPKIRANGLAFADAIKAAGGSVDVVDLPQVGIKGNSHMVMMDKNNAEVAALIQNWLEGKGLTK; encoded by the coding sequence GTGATGCGGCTTGCGATCACTACTGCTGCAGTCGTTCTGATGAACGCGACGCTGGCCCACGCCGCCGAGCCGATCGCGCTACGCGACATGGGCTCGTTCCATGTCGGCGGCCGGCTGGTCGAAATTTCCGGCAAGCCGGTGAAGGAAGTGACCTTCACGCCCGGCGGTGTGCCGGCAAAAGTCGATCCCAACGGCACCTATCAGGTCGAGCAGATGTATGTGCAGTATTTTCTGCCCGCGAACGAAAAGGGCGCCTATCCACTTCTGATGTGGCATGGCGGCGGCCTGACCGGCGTCACTTACGAGACAACGCCCGACGGGCGCGAGGGCTGGCTGAACTATTTTCTGCGCAAGGGCTGGGCCGTCTACAATTCCGACGCGGTCGAGCGCGGCCGCGCCGGCTGGGCGCAATATCCAGATATCTTCAAGAGCGAGCCGGTATTCCTCACGACAGCCAATCCGTTCGAGCGGTTTCGGATCGGCGACGGCGTCGGCTCCTACAATCCCGATCCGGCCAAACGGAAGCTGATGCCCGGCAGCCAGTTTCCGAACGAAGGCTACGAGAATTTCGTCAAGCAGAACGTGCCGCGCTGGACCACCACCGATGATGCCATCATCGCCGCCTATATCGCCGAGATCGACCGCGTTGGCCCTTCCATCATCCTGTTCCACAGCCAGGCCGGCAGTTTCGGCTTCAAGGTGGCGCAGGCGCGGCCCGACAAGGTCAAGGCGCTGATTGCGATCGAGCCGGCCGGCGTCGGCGATCCCGCCAAGGTCGACGTGCTGAAGAACATTCCGACGCTGATCGTCTATGGCGACTACATCGAGAAGGATTCGCGGTGGCCGAAGATTCGCGCCAACGGCCTTGCGTTTGCGGACGCGATCAAGGCGGCGGGCGGCAGCGTCGATGTCGTCGATCTGCCGCAAGTCGGCATCAAGGGCAATTCGCACATGGTGATGATGGACAAGAACAACGCCGAGGTCGCCGCCCTGATCCAGAACTGGCTGGAGGGCAAGGGGTTAACGAAATAG